A part of Ptychodera flava strain L36383 chromosome 11, AS_Pfla_20210202, whole genome shotgun sequence genomic DNA contains:
- the LOC139144233 gene encoding uncharacterized protein: MASVTVTKQAAPAAVAPQPAPQAPVQIHQPNVSLIVDVREKSICEAYILGLPLGWLGAHQFYLGRHGWGVLYMFTLGLLGVGWAVDLLRMPCLVTSLNKERRERAKNIPPPPLKKRVDDAYIAAVPFGLLGFHHYYLGRIGWGCLYMFTLGVFGVGWLFDMFRMPCLVASANKEIRAKYERERMVTGSQANRNRVTVTVYQSTTGAQMPPAPVYPTAAPYPTPNPAAAYPPPYNEANYGAPLSTEIPPPGYDNAVFSHTTENSVDVDAKEKGAIP, from the exons ATGGCATCAGTCACTGTGACAAAACAAGCTGCGCCTGCGGCAGTCGCACCGCAGCCTGCTCCTCAGGCTCCGGTCCAAATCCATCAACCAAACGTCAGTCTCATCGTGGATGTTCGTGAGAAGAGCATCTGTGAAGCCTACATTTTAGGTCTACCACTTGGATGGCTTGGTGCGCACCAGTTCTACCTTGGACGCCATGGTTGGGGAGTTTTATATATGTTCACGCTCGGATTGCTCGGTGTCGGATGGGCGGTTGATCTCCTCCGCATGCCGTGTTTGGTCACATCCCTGAACAAAGAGCGTCGTGAGAGGGCTAAGAATATCCCTCCCCCTCCTCTGAAGAAACGAGTGGACGATGCTTATATAGCAGCCGTACCGTTCGGCCTGCTTG GTTTCCACCACTATTACCTGGGTAGAATAGGCTGGGGATGCTTGTACATGTTTACACTTGGAGTCTTCGGCGTCGGTTGGCTTTTCGATATGTTCCGCATGCCTTGTCTGGTGGCCAGCGCTAACAAAGAGATTCGGGCCAAATATGAGCGGGAACGGATGGTTACGGGTTCGCAGGCTAATCGTAACCGCGTGACAGTCACCGTGTACCAAAGCACAACGGGCGCCCAAATGCCACCTGCCCCAGTCTATCCAACGGCAGCGCCATACCCAACGCCAAACCCCGCTGCAGCATATCCGCCTCCATACAACGAAGCAAACTATGGCGCTCCTCTGTCCACGGAGATTCCACCACCGGGATATGACAACGCGGTCTTCAGTCACACAACAGAAAATTCAGTCGACGTTGATGCCAAGGAAAAAGGCGCTATTCCCTAG
- the LOC139144232 gene encoding TM2 domain-containing protein DDB_G0277895-like, giving the protein MTTSFEGKIYPPSVSTMQTDQVQAPVVTIVVDVPEKSICKAYLFCFPFGFVGLHQFYLGRYGWGMVYFFTLGLFGVGFVCDLVRLPCLVKSINEENRAKAFGHPLLKQKRLDDAYIACIPLGLLGFHNFYLERPGWGCLYLFTFGLLGIGWLVDVFRLPSLVNRVNQKLLAQNLERIQPTTQSPSGRSRVTINVYGNIQPHVQPPPPQRPAAPVCPPPAAYPPVEQRHLPSSVPRPSYPSAAAAAYAPTQLAAGETYPPSYNEACSSDSPPPEYSGPSYQQNTPGMMKEKDFLPY; this is encoded by the exons ATGACCACAAGTTTCGAGGGGAAAATCTATCCACCTTCAGTTTCGACGATGCAAACTGACCAGGTCCAGGCACCTGTTGTTACCATTGTTGTTGATGTACCAGAAAAAAGCATTTGCAAGGCTTACCTATTCTGCTTTCCTTTCGGCTTTGTCGGCCTGCACCAGTTTTACCTGGGACGATATGGATGGGGAATGGTGTATTTCTTTACACTGGGACTCTTTGGGGTCGGTTTTGTCTGTGACCTGGTCCGCTTGCCTTGTTTAGTCAAGTCTATTAACGAAGAGAACAGGGCAAAAGCCTTTGGTCATCCACTTCTCAAGCAGAAGCGACTCGACGACGCCTACATAGCATGTATACCTTTAGGTTTACTCG GTTTTCACAACTTTTACCTAGAGAGACCAGGGTGGGGATGTCTGTATCTATTCACATTTGGTTTACTGGGCATCGGTTGGCTGGTCGATGTTTTCCGTTTGCCCAGCCTTGTCAACAGAGTAAACCAGAAACTTCTCGCCCAGAATCTAGAGAGGATTCAACCAACAACGCAATCACCAAGCGGCCGTTCCCGTGTCACTATCAACGTATACGGCAATATTCAACCTCATGTGCAACCGCCTCCACCTCAACGGCCAGCAGCACCGGTCTGTCCGCCTCCAGCTGCCTATCCGCCAGTCGAACAGCGCCATCTACCGTCGTCAGTGCCCAGACCGAGCTATCCATCAGCAGCAGCGGCGGCTTACGCACCAACCCAACTTGCAGCTGGTGAAACGTATCCCCCGTCATACAACGAGGCCTGTTCCAGTGACTCGCCACCGCCAGAATACAGCGGCCCGTCTTACCAGCAGAATACACCAGGCATGATGAAGGAGAAAGATTTCTTGCCTTATTAA
- the LOC139144228 gene encoding carboxypeptidase N subunit 2-like has product MAVIVYKCLLFVMYISQVVAVCPSNCTCDVEFKVQCEDVGLDVIINNIPEDTKILEIKGGNITSLNNESFVNLTSLEEVSFENNQLRHIGENTFAQLTKLQAVKVRNNLLATVGDVFNGLDTLQDLEIVGCRLTHITNTTFVGLSLLKTLVLDMNRIDDFLPGTFDDLTSLEVLSVEGNRLTRVPPASLFATTVLKKLHLSSNEISMIERGEFRDFNHLEELYLYGLEAVKVGLPDDAFLGLEDTLVVLSISANDLTSTPSAVQNLTKLTSLDIANNKLSHLEYGIFAKLKGMERFYLSNNDLKDIPMTILAMYANLTELYLDNNKIETVPAAALASCSLIRNVYLEHNNISQISKDAFNGLNNLRSIDLSNNSLTALPEGIFSSVEDSVVVRLNDNPWVCDCRILWLSKWLRDNNNLYNDTGPYCQNPPNLKLRDLTPPAGCIAPNVTTETPALTASLGTNVTLNCDVMGYPTPDVFWITPHGGNVTMGTDDSQEDNFTAKYRMRATSLVILEAEKTDEGNFTCWGTNIIGNASVTVIVTVSDDIRTTSTIVGFSTILTTQPPRAPSTSVKATTSVPATSTRQSPSPTVQPKDVPPEDKGMSEPTVGMIVFSVCAVTAIGVYVLVHWICKRRNAEKDEEEQSLAFENRMFSALDDTDAGLI; this is encoded by the coding sequence ATGGCGGTGATTGTCTACAAATGTCTGCTATTTGTGATGTACATCTCACAGGTGGTTGCTGTCTGCCCATCCAATTGCACATGTGACGTCGAGTTTAAGGTGCAATGCGAAGACGTTGGATTGGATGTAATCATAAATAATATCCCTGAAGACACAAAAATTCTCGAAATCAAGGgtggaaatattacaagtctGAACAACGAGTCGTTTGTAAATTTGACTTCACTGGAGGAAGTCTCCTTCGAGAACAACCAACTGCGACATATTGGGGAGAACACCTTTGCTCAACTAACAAAGCTGCAAGCCGTGAAGGTACGAAATAACCTTCTTGCTACAGTTGGCGATGTTTTTAACGGGTTGGACACATTGCAGGACTTGGAGATCGTTGGATGCCGTCTGACGCACATAACAAACACGACATTTGTGGGATTGTCGCTCCTGAAAACATTAGTTCTTGACATGAATCGGATCGATGACTTTCTACCTGGAACATTTGACGATCTGACGTCCTTGGAAGTGTTAAGCGTAGAGGGAAATCGATTAACTCGAGTTCCACCAGCATCTTTATTCGCTACGACAGTGTTGAAGAAACTTCACCTAAGTAGCAATGAGATTTCGATGATTGAAAGGGGAGAGTTCAGAGATTTCAATCACCTGGAGGAACTGTACTTATATGGATTAGAGGCTGTCAAAGTAGGCCTTCCGGATGATGCGTTCCTCGGATTAGAAGACACACTTGTCGTGTTGAGCATCTCGGCTAACGACTTAACGAGCACGCCCTCTGCCGTCCAAAATCTTACAAAACTAACGTCGCTGGATATCGCCAACAATAAACTTAGTCACCTTGAATATGGAATTTTCGCTAAACTAAAAGGTATGGAGCGATTTTATCTATCCAATAATGACTTAAAGGATATTCCAATGACAATCTTGGCCATGTATGCTAATTTGACGGAACTGTACCttgacaacaacaaaattgaaaccGTCCCTGCGGCTGCGCTAGCCTCTTGCAGTCTTATCCGTAATGTTTATCTGGAGCACAACAACATCTCCCAGATCTCGAAAGATGCGTTTAACGGATTGAACAACCTCAGATCCATTGATTTATCGAACAATTCCCTGACGGCATTACCTGAAGGAATTTTCAGTAGTGTAGAAGATAGTGTGGTCGTGAGACTTAACGACAATCCATGGGTATGCGACTGCCGAATTCTGTGGCTATCCAAGTGGCTGAGAGATAATAACAACTTATACAATGACACCGGGCCATACTGCCAGAACCCTCCGAATTTAAAGTTAAGGGACCTTACTCCGCCAGCCGGCTGTATCGCCCCCAACGTGACTACCGAAACACCTGCATTAACGGCGTCTTTAGGTACCAACGTCACCTTGAATTGTGACGTCATGGGATACCCTACTCCGGACGTTTTCTGGATTACTCCTCATGGCGGCAATGTCACCATGGGAACCGATGACTCGCAAGAAGATAACTTCACAGCGAAATATAGGATGCGTGCAACATCGCTTGTCATACTGGAAGCGGAGAAGACAGATGAGGGAAATTTCACCTGTTGGGGTACTAATATCATCGGCAATGCATCTGTTACCGTCATTGTCACAGTGTCAGACGACATCCGCACGACTTCAACGATAGTGGGGTTTTCGACCATTTTAACCACTCAACCGCCGCGCGCGCCATCGACGTCGGTGAAGGCAACGACGTCCGTCCCAGCAACCAGCACCCGTCAGAGTCCCTCGCCAACCGTGCAACCGAAAGATGTACCACCGGAAGACAAAGGGATGTCGGAACCCACGGTCGGGATGATCGTCTTCAGCGTATGTGCTGTCACGGCCATCGGCGTGTACGTGCTGGTTCACTGGATCTGCAAGAGACGAAACGCCGAGAAAGATGAGGAAGAACAAAGTCTGGCGTTTGAAAACAGGATGTTTTCTGCCTTAGACGACACGGATGCAGGTCTCATATAG